The region CTGCTCGTCGAAGCCGGGGAGCGCTGCCTGCTCACCCCGGCTGATACAATGGGCTCGATAGCCGAACACCTTTTCGGCATCGATCAGGTGCCCGAACAACTGCCGGATGCTCCATTTCTCGGGAGCATAGCGGAATGTCTCTTTTTCGGGCGAGGCGGCGGCTGCGATCTTCCGTAGCGCGTCGATCTGCCGTTCGAGAGCGTCGATCACATCGTCCTCGGTGACCAGACTCACGTAGCCGCGATAGTACGGGTGATACTCGGTCTCGGCGGGTCGTCCCATCGTGGTTGCCATGGCGTTTCCCTCTCCTGGCAAGAGAGTAGTACGGGTCGGACACCGCGACAAATTG is a window of Vicinamibacteria bacterium DNA encoding:
- a CDS encoding DinB family protein; this translates as MATTMGRPAETEYHPYYRGYVSLVTEDDVIDALERQIDALRKIAAAASPEKETFRYAPEKWSIRQLFGHLIDAEKVFGYRAHCISRGEQAALPGFDEQTYVAKSRYAEVPLSELVEELALLRRTNVILFRRVDDEPGGWKRTGNANGANISLRGLAHVVLGHARHHMGVLRDRYGVTA